In Chryseobacterium gleum, a single genomic region encodes these proteins:
- a CDS encoding nucleosidase: protein MIKINDETQYSIDDTLFVFALDSEAGTVFDDKNKLITGIGKVNAAIELTKEIHARKPKLIVNLGSAGSKGFHKGEVVCCTKFIQRDMDVRGLGFKLYETPLSGVPPVLEYGLKMDALKEGICGSGDSFEMNHSETDYNIVDMEAYPLALIAQKENIPFLCLKYISDDAGSDAADDWSAQVHLASEAFKKILFS, encoded by the coding sequence ATGATAAAAATTAACGACGAAACCCAATATTCAATTGATGATACTCTTTTTGTTTTTGCATTAGATTCCGAAGCAGGAACTGTATTTGATGATAAAAACAAATTAATTACAGGCATCGGAAAAGTGAATGCTGCTATAGAACTAACCAAAGAAATTCATGCCAGAAAACCTAAATTGATTGTCAACTTAGGTTCTGCCGGAAGCAAAGGATTTCACAAAGGTGAGGTGGTATGCTGCACAAAATTCATCCAGAGAGATATGGATGTAAGAGGGCTTGGATTTAAACTGTATGAGACTCCGCTTTCCGGAGTGCCACCTGTACTGGAATACGGTCTTAAAATGGATGCATTGAAAGAAGGCATCTGCGGTAGCGGCGACAGTTTTGAAATGAACCATTCCGAAACCGATTATAATATTGTAGACATGGAAGCTTATCCACTGGCATTGATTGCCCAAAAGGAAAATATTCCGTTTTTATGCCTGAAATATATTTCTGATGATGCAGGAAGTGATGCCGCAGACGACTGGAGCGCACAGGTACATCTGGCTTCTGAAGCATTTAAGAAGATTCTTTTTTCATAA
- a CDS encoding helix-turn-helix domain-containing protein produces the protein MKVTFYQPLHPILKEYIEGYYFVEKDDSHEPVRYLTFPDNYFIMSACQDVSIVQNKGWVEIRRSATENIVIDFVFRCSVPTEILYQQSVNEVTVYFKPLGIYHFYDAVKSDDLQREIHCSDFKETMNVILKESDRNIQIEMLEKYWLSKFIKKDLQLAYSILNDFETKMSIEEIADKNKITRQYVNKISRRYLAKPASEFRKIQRFRNVLISNKKTRNLTELSYENLFYDQSHLIKDFKELTRINPGKFFDHVDTEKNNIWLFI, from the coding sequence ATGAAAGTCACTTTTTATCAACCTTTACATCCCATTCTTAAAGAATATATTGAAGGATATTACTTTGTGGAAAAAGATGACAGCCATGAGCCGGTCAGATACCTCACATTTCCGGATAATTATTTTATCATGTCAGCTTGTCAGGATGTTTCTATTGTTCAGAATAAAGGATGGGTGGAAATCAGAAGGTCTGCAACTGAGAATATTGTGATTGATTTTGTATTCAGATGCTCTGTTCCTACCGAAATTCTTTATCAGCAATCCGTTAATGAAGTTACGGTTTACTTCAAGCCATTAGGAATTTATCATTTTTATGATGCCGTTAAAAGCGATGACCTTCAGCGGGAAATTCATTGTTCTGATTTTAAAGAAACCATGAATGTTATTTTAAAAGAATCTGACAGAAATATACAAATTGAAATGCTGGAAAAATACTGGCTTTCCAAATTCATAAAGAAAGATTTACAGCTGGCTTACAGCATTTTGAATGATTTTGAAACCAAAATGAGCATTGAAGAAATTGCAGATAAAAATAAAATAACAAGGCAGTATGTGAATAAGATTTCCCGGCGATATCTCGCTAAACCCGCTTCAGAATTCAGAAAAATCCAGCGTTTCCGAAATGTGCTGATTTCAAATAAAAAGACCAGAAATCTTACAGAGCTTTCTTATGAGAACCTGTTTTATGACCAGTCCCATCTTATTAAAGATTTTAAAGAGCTTACCAGAATCAATCCCGGAAAATTCTTTGACCATGTAGATACTGAGAAAAATAATATCTGGCTGTTTATCTGA
- a CDS encoding S41 family peptidase — protein MKKIGIGFCFFISLFVAAQKNDVQAVLSDITKKVKDYYIDKDAFKKVDSLFQDELKKGTFNPLNKNDFAAFLTQKLRTTVKDEHFFVKYLENYTPEQRMSEKEEEALNNDHNRLENFGFETVQRLPGNIGYINYKGFASPAASEKTLAAAMDFVANTHALIIDLRENGGGENGMLLLFLSYFFDQKTDLYTTYFRHDHKTVINSTQTKVTGQKYLHKKIYILTSKKTFSAGEGVAYFLQQNKLAEVIGETTGGAANPVDHFMVRNQYLLLVPAGKITALATGKNWEHIGVIPDQKVKSEDALKTAHSVILKNFLITGTKTELTLPEIKNLINKLEQ, from the coding sequence ATGAAAAAAATAGGCATAGGTTTCTGCTTTTTTATCTCCTTATTCGTTGCTGCGCAGAAAAATGATGTTCAAGCTGTACTTTCTGATATTACAAAAAAGGTGAAAGACTATTATATTGACAAAGACGCCTTTAAAAAAGTAGATTCTTTATTTCAGGATGAACTGAAAAAAGGAACGTTTAACCCACTCAATAAAAATGATTTTGCAGCATTTCTCACCCAAAAACTGAGAACCACTGTTAAGGATGAACATTTTTTTGTGAAATATCTTGAAAACTATACTCCTGAACAACGGATGAGCGAGAAGGAAGAAGAGGCGTTAAACAATGATCACAACCGTCTTGAAAATTTTGGATTTGAAACAGTACAGAGACTTCCGGGAAATATTGGTTACATCAATTACAAAGGCTTTGCTTCTCCCGCTGCCAGTGAAAAAACACTGGCTGCTGCTATGGATTTTGTGGCGAATACCCATGCACTGATTATTGATCTCAGAGAAAACGGTGGAGGAGAAAACGGTATGCTTCTTTTGTTTTTGAGTTACTTTTTTGATCAGAAAACAGATCTTTATACCACGTATTTCAGACATGATCATAAAACAGTTATCAACAGTACCCAGACTAAAGTTACCGGACAAAAATACCTCCATAAAAAGATCTATATTCTTACCAGTAAAAAGACATTTTCGGCCGGAGAGGGAGTAGCTTACTTTTTGCAGCAAAATAAACTTGCTGAAGTAATAGGTGAAACAACAGGGGGTGCCGCCAATCCTGTAGATCACTTTATGGTCCGGAATCAATATTTACTGCTTGTTCCGGCAGGAAAAATAACCGCTTTAGCAACTGGTAAGAACTGGGAACATATTGGAGTAATCCCTGATCAGAAAGTCAAAAGCGAAGATGCTTTAAAAACTGCCCATAGCGTAATTTTAAAAAATTTTTTAATTACAGGTACAAAAACAGAACTTACATTGCCGGAAATAAAAAATCTTATTAATAAATTAGAACAATAA
- a CDS encoding DsbA family oxidoreductase, protein MKIEIWSDVMCPFCYIGKNNFEQALSKLPFKDEVEVEWKSFQLDPTLDPNKTQDTLQYFREKKGVAEAQATQMLGQVTQMRKGAGIDFNFGQTLITNTFSAHKLLHLAKKHNKSNEMEEALFIAHFIDGKNVGDTEVLIALAESLGLDKDEAREAVTTDQLDDEVNQDIQEARNNGISGVPFFVLNGKYAVSGAQPAEVFENALQQTYKETVSPFKDLSGSSGAACDADGCSI, encoded by the coding sequence ATGAAAATAGAAATCTGGTCGGACGTAATGTGTCCGTTTTGCTATATCGGAAAAAATAATTTTGAACAGGCGTTAAGTAAACTTCCATTTAAAGATGAAGTAGAAGTGGAATGGAAAAGTTTTCAGCTGGATCCAACTTTAGATCCGAACAAAACTCAGGATACCCTTCAATATTTCAGAGAGAAAAAAGGAGTTGCCGAAGCTCAGGCTACTCAAATGCTGGGACAGGTTACCCAAATGCGAAAAGGAGCCGGAATTGATTTTAATTTTGGACAAACTTTGATCACCAATACTTTCAGCGCTCACAAATTGCTTCATTTAGCTAAGAAGCACAACAAATCCAATGAAATGGAAGAGGCATTATTTATTGCTCACTTTATTGACGGTAAAAATGTAGGTGATACTGAAGTTTTAATTGCTCTTGCTGAAAGTCTTGGACTTGATAAAGATGAAGCCAGAGAAGCTGTTACAACAGATCAACTAGATGATGAAGTCAACCAGGATATTCAGGAGGCAAGAAACAATGGGATTTCCGGAGTTCCTTTCTTTGTTCTGAATGGTAAATATGCCGTTTCAGGAGCACAGCCTGCTGAAGTATTTGAAAATGCACTTCAGCAAACCTATAAAGAAACGGTGAGTCCGTTTAAGGATCTTTCCGGTAGCAGTGGAGCAGCATGCGATGCTGATGGATGCAGTATTTAA